The following coding sequences are from one Culex quinquefasciatus strain JHB chromosome 1, VPISU_Cqui_1.0_pri_paternal, whole genome shotgun sequence window:
- the LOC6052655 gene encoding zinc finger protein ubi-d4 A gives MASSGGVDIQIVSMPNLQKIEKFMRDSSYRETLELSASFNTRLCVDRRMRLPFFDSQTGVAQNHNRSLYVAHCKRMPGHREGQLYTYPASRWRKSKRQYLTKLQNLRPFSNLKAAGGGSTNVSVGISVPAAVVREPGEIASEQSDFNATLLEESSMGATGDTDSKDSHQNSAVQSKEEPLPKDWYYDEMALNDDDLDDGEGGDSDYDYNVNGYKRKGKKSKRSSGAGRRSRSNQAATAAAASADFDAAGSPGGSSSRKGRSAGSSGTKRGRKRNAKESTTVSADKGLEDSLNESLAEPPSFDSVAAAVDFGENGENGAGFGGNTDLRNYRKYL, from the coding sequence ATGGCCTCATCGGGTGGAGTGGATATTCAGATCGTGTCTATGCCGAACTTgcagaaaattgaaaagtttatgCGGGATTCATCGTATCGAGAAACTCTTGAGCTGAGTGCATCGTTCAACACCCGGCTTTGCGTCGATCGCCGGATGCGGTTACCATTTTTCGATTCTCAAACCGGTGTAGCCCAGAATCACAACCGTAGTTTGTATGTGGCCCATTGCAAACGAATGCCCGGACATCGAGAGGGTCAGCTGTACACATATCCGGCCTCACGGTGGCGAAAATCAAAGAGGCAATATTTgaccaaattacaaaatttgcgACCCTTTAGCAATCTAAAGGCGGCCGGAGGAGGATCAACAAACGTATCAGTAGGGATTTCAGTGCCAGCTGCAGTTGTACGCGAACCAGGCGAAATTGCCAGCGAACAGTCCGATTTTAACGCAACCCTGCTGGAGGAATCGTCCATGGGTGCCACAGGCGACACGGACAGTAAAGATAGTCACCAGAACTCTGCTGTTCAGTCCAAAGAAGAACCTTTGCCTAAGGATTGGTACTATGACGAGATGGCGTTGAACGATGATGACCTGGATGATGGAGAAGGTGGAGATTCGGATTACGATTACAACGTCAACGGATACAAACGAAAGGGTAAGAAAAGCAAGCGATCCTCCGGTGCGGGAAGGCGATCGAGGTCAAACCAAGCAGCTACCGCTGCTGCTGCCTCAGCGGACTTTGACGCAGCCGGATCTCCCGGTGGTTCTTCATCACGCAAAGGGCGATCCGCGGGTAGCAGTGGCACCAAACGAGGCCGGAAACGAAACGCCAAGGAATCGACCACGGTTTCAGCGGACAAGGGACTGGAAGATAGCTTGAACGAGAGTTTAGCAGAACCACCTTCGTTTGACTCGGTGGCAGCTGCGGTGGATTTTGGGGAAAACGGTGAAAACGGAGCAGGCTTTGGAGGAAATACGGACCTAAGAAATTATCGAAAATACCTGTAG